tattagtatttagtacctataatatacttaatattgtaCTCAAGGtggatatacctatattatatattatataggtatatcgttgGCGTAGCCAGGGTGGCTGAGGTGGGTTGCAgcccccccgaaatgttaaaaaatgttaaaaattattttaatgatctatgatagtcgctcaaaaagtcttaaatttaaaaatgtactacctatacaatGGCGTACCCAGGAATTTTAAATGGGGGGACACCATTTTTTTGATAAGATAAACAAAAGAAAGCGGATAAGTGGAAGTctttctgctgtacagttggcTACAAGTGGATGtctgtaaatttaaatgcaatGATAAATATCATGTGtgcaaaaaacggttctgagcagagacggtttggcagcctaggatactgtatattattatatttatattattgttattaatatataatatatagattataggtacattttcaaCTACTAAATCATTTTAGTAGCTAATGGTTtttcaatggtttttatttattattttatcctggatacaaattatcatatatcattgaattcaagtttaatacaatctattattcattgacccacttataacctactgtacagcagagtgacatccacttacccacattcaaaatttttagtttgataaattttgttgaaattaaaactttaaatatttataaaaaaattgtgaatatgtatttttaatattttcaattgttattgtaaaaatatattaggggccatgtattatattttcatgctttttgaccaaacaaataaaaatgttttgttataggtataaaaaaaaatacaatatacgaaaatcgctacatgagaaatcgagtatccaatgatgttaaaatttgaacttcaaacgctcataaaaatttaatttgactttccggtaaacattttttttgataaaggtagacaaacttatgaagaatcttgtattaaattatcaaatctcAGATAgttagatttgaaaataaaattttatatgaatttctaactcaaaataatttgcacattttcgtgatttttttcgtaattgATCAAAATTTGACTCTATGTGTGTAGTATGCTACCTACCgtagtgatttttattttattttattgcggGAAAGTACATTTGAATCATTatgataaataacatattataacagtgtACAAAATTATAGCTTAATAGCCATTATAAGtagatcaattatttatttagattaatggCGAGCATATAGTACTTTAAAAGATATAGGTTATCATCATGAAAATGTCAATCATTCCGAGTTTTTTATTGATCCTACAACGGGTGCACAAACACAAACGGTCAAGTATATATATGGAGACATGTCAAAACTAAATACGGAATTAAAACCCGGGGAGCAACAGAATTGTTAGACAGACAATTAAAATGAGAATGGTGGCGGTCCGTTACTACGTAACACAACTTATTAGAAGTTTTCTCAgatgatgtaaaaaatatataggtataatgtataacatataatgacgcattgaaatattataaagtacttgacaacagtaaattaataaattatttagtaattaattgttatgaaaatcgttgataatttgttattaatcaataatcagtTAACGTTTTTTGGTAGGCATCATTTTGCGGTAGGTAGCATACatataggcgcaaatagtgtttgagatttgggggggattaatagggctaatagggccttactttgataatattgaataagcttaaaacaaaatgtaggaaatgtttgggagggctatggacatatTTGGGGAGGCTTAGCACCTAAATcacccccctatttgcgcctatggtagcATACTACACCAACGAAGTAGCGGTAGGTAGCATATAAGACGAGtaccaaaaaattaatgactctaaacagctgtaataactaataagtggttttCTATAGGTCGGCAAAAAAAGACAATATGGGGGGGGATGTAACCCCTAACCTCCCCCGCACCCTGAGCACGCaactgtacctataagtattaatacttttcagctatctatctgtgctagtaggtatgtatttaatgtgtaaaaatgtaaaagttgatcagctttttttttaatcaaaaattgaataggtacctcAGCGCTATCtatcaacaattatattaaaatattactattactgcTCGAATAGTACGTAGTACAGACTATCATATTAAGCTAAAATGCCTCAACTCACTAAAcaacatgttttatattttgccCTTTCTTAAATTCGTACCTTGTATATTCTACTCcttatagtatgatattatggtTTTTCCTATAATGCTATGCATATTTACctgaaaaattcaatttaataaaaacaaatacataaaaattaattttttaataacacctatattattctactttttacattgatatttaaaattagtacatattataaaaacttggtTTGTAAGCAAAAATACCATAAgtcataattgtatttaattatattataatatgggtaataagtaataactaataattatattacctatatgcattaatatttattatttacaaatattagtaaaattctATATCTTTTACAACATTCAAGGCATTTTCTTTTAAGTACCAGTGaagttttttatgatttacatattatgagcTGAatcttagaatttttaattcgGCTCTAGttcatttttatctatttttttttatctagttgTCTTAGTTTAgtgcttaataataattgtattgctataatatttaaagtaatataaatatctcaagttaaatttcattaatattattttttcttgaatgtttaaaaaaattatttgtcgtttataaagtataatatagccatataagtAAACGATTTGAGTTGCTTGATTTTTGAGACATAATATCAATGACTCCTTTACGATCAACAATCACTTTGTCACGAATGCTGACAATGTTAAACCATTGacaaatgtctaaaaaaattacattgaattaagaaaaataataagtcacattattaaatttacttctTACTACATGAAAATGTTCTCTCAGAAGTCAACGTTgacattattaatgattatattattattattattttgcattataattAGCAAGgggcattattttaaataatttaatattaagttgaCTATGTAACATAGTATAAAGGATCTATTGTTGTTTTAGGAAATTTACGATTCTTTCAGTTTTGCCTATCATATTTTTGCAATTCAACAATAATGGTTGACTTTCAAGGAAAAATTTAACAAGTTTTTCAAATGAAGAGAGGTAATGAATCAAGTACTCAATATTCAAAATCCTTGATTAGTAACTGTTTGaacaagatatatattttttaattttaacaacttaatctaagatttgtaaatatttactaattattatttatttaataattttatattataaacaattttatataatataactatttacttaTAGTACCACTAAATATGCATTTAGAAAAGTTTACATCAAATGAAAATTGTTTAGATAGCTCAGAAGTCAGTAATTCATGTAAGCTGACACCATCATGTTTGTAAATCCATTTTGTGCCATTAAAATCATATCGTTTTGGACCACTTGTTGGCGAACTCAaccaaatttgtttatttggtgTCTGTCGGTTAATAACATATGTGCCATAAGGTTCACCTAATTGAATTGTTAATACACCAtcctattacattttataagaaaagttaaaaaatatatttgttgaaaaaagttgtaattatgtatatatattatatattaaattatacatacgcTGAATAAAATATCAGGGTTTTCAAGATATGGATTATCTTCAACAATTTGCTCAAAATATTCACATAATGATTCTAATGTTTCATTGCATGCTTGTTCAAAATCTATTTCAGTCCTAaagcaaaaacaaattatgtgttAATATCCAATTACATTTGACGTAAGtataatcgtaatattataatagtgggtAGGTACAGATTATTAGACACTGAAAATTGTTTAGACATATAAGACTTATGTATGTTGAGGTTGCCCTTGCCACAAGGGTTGAATTTCATTTGATGTTGAAGCGAGCAATTTTTAAACTGTGGTCGATTGATAAGACGGTAATTCTCctgtttaagtaattttttgataaagaatTCATTTTTTGACACTAATGATTGTAGTAGCTTCAAAGACATCATGCCGAAATTTGTAATGATCGAAGGTTATTAAACACTACAGGCACAGATTATAAATGTTGTGCATAAACTATAAAtggaaatatgtttttatatatctttaatctTAATCTGTGTCTTAATCCCAACATAGACAAGGACGCTAAATGGTTAAGTACGATATTATCGTGATACAACTATTTTATATGTGCCAAAGAACACAGTGACCAAAAAAATTACTGATGACATATTGTAATCGTGTTATAATAAAGATATTGTGAACCGCAGCTGCAGTCCTAGGTTTATCACGGTTATCACCTTGccatattatttatgtgataTAACCGGAATTCTAGATAACTTATCAGTTATAGCATATCaccacagaataatattattctgtgataTCACATTAAAGCaccgataaaaaataaatgataatatgaaaataacattcaaatgtaatagttttttttttaggagaTTTTAATCTTGTAAAAACGTtattaatatagtcataaatttagtgtttattatataggtacataatactgtGCTGATAATACCTGTGGgccatatttatatgtataatattattttaatcaagcaATAGTCAAtaagtatatgataatattggtaatacctatttagtattcaacaataaattatcatattaataataattgtaatacctaGTGCATCTATACATTTCCATaaccataaataattaatctagttttattttcatacctattaattattagtcgGCACttagttttattcaaattatacacAACTCATTGtagatattcaaataaaaaggTAAGTACCTCTACTACATAGTAACTTTAACACTGCTATACTGATCAACTAAATTCTTTAAGaagtaatgataaaaatatgaaaaaattaatcttgtaaaatgtttatattattataaggtttttGATTTACTTTCTAATAAAATACCTTCCCTGTAGATGTTCTAGAAATGCGTTATACTAAatcggtgtgaaaaataatgcaccgggatgtttggaccatatcatttacataGTTCATTATCAAGGTGCGGGATgatgtgggataattttaaaccggtaTAGTTTAGCGAATTTCTAGTTTGTGACTTATCCGATGATAAGTAAAGCCAGTAAAGGATACTTAAAATtctatgtaaaatacaaaaatgttagccaatgtatttttagtaaataactaataagtaatatttgaaaattgttaaattgtttacaaatatttgaaaaacattctaaaaacaaaattaaattttaatttccataaaatattatattatttttcaagttattACACTTTGGACTTTgctaaaaaataactaatagttTGTTCCAAATATTTATCATCTGTATAGTGATGGCGTACAAAGGTCATAGTGGTAAATAGTGTTTGGGGCTGAAgcacgttttaataataattaataatattgaataagcttcaaaaaaattacgaaatattagGGGAGGCACTCAGCCTTTAAATCCCCTCTATTTGCACCTTTGATGGTTcacctacaatataatttaaaagttataattaataattctataGAATTATATTGTGTCATttcaaaacaacaataatacctattcacattataacactattgttttatctttttatgttcaattattgCTTTGAATCACAATTTACGAAATTattaccattaaaataaaataagatgaaccatcagaaaataaaaatgtaagtatactaGTATACAATACCAATGACAAGCAGTTAgtaggaatttaaaaaaacaattaaaaaaaaatgtgaaaaagtATTTCAGTATCCAGACATTGTCGCAATGAAGTAAGGGTCAAAAGGAGGGAGGAGAGGAGCTTTGAGTAGCTGGTATTAAACTTAGCACCCCTAGGTTGGCCTTGGCTTGTtctataatgttaaaaattacgatattgttttatttttatgtattatttgtgCTATTTTATCCTCAATGATAAGAATAGTATCGATAATGGCTGAGTGGCGAAGCCGGCGTTGGTCCCGGGTTCGATAGCATACTGTATACACCTTAGCTGGTAGTCaggaccatattatatattactcagGTGTTgactatcttttttttaataattttagcacCCTATTCACTATTGGTAACCTATTGGTATAGCCGGTATAGACTATGGGGGACGCTCagtccatataatatgtagtctatggtgtatatattattcatcattcGAAATTCgggataaaatatgtaactgttaaaaaagttaaatatggGTCTGAAGAAATGTTTTAGGAATTTTACGCGTCCCCTTAGTTATGGTAAAAACGATACTTAACACTACTATGAAGAATATTTCGCAACGTTTGCACTTAAAACTAGAGGTCTCGATTACACGTGTAGTGAACTACACGGATACCCGTGTAATAAAAGTACCCGTGTATACCCGTGTATTTAAATACCCGTGAGCtaaaatactcatatatttacaactcaaatacaattgtatttaagtacttTGCAGTTCTGACTTAACGATTTCTCCACTTTCTGAACTCAATATAACAgagcatatcatattatattgtttttttcaagcaaaacttttagatattcataacatacttaaataataggtaggtaagtaatcgagtgctatacaatttttattattaataaataaccaattatttgaatatacataacttaacataaagtatttttgaattctgaatTAATATGCAATGTACGCGGGTATTATACACGGATATACACGGGTATTAAAAACACgggctttaatataatttttacccgCCTGCCCGGGTTCCGTGTACCCGTGTATTCTATTACCCGTTCACAACCACGACCCCTACTTAAAACCAAGGTAAAATCGATGGATACTAcagaaatgtatatttacataaatattaatattaacaattaaattaacatttagtttggttaataatgttttattatttttaaatattttgtaagaatTAGGCCACTATTtgactaatacatttttgttatctgACCATCtgggtacctatttttatagtacctatattcgGCTATACAGCATAATAGAAGGTAGTAcactagtacctataatataatatctttgatagatacaatttatttgagGTCTGAAAACGCCATAcccaacaatatattttgtaacaataaattgctCAGAAACTCataaatcgataaaaaattaaaatatcaatcaaaaCCTACaagatttgaatattatatatttatataggtagtattgaCGTATTGTGTCGATtctctttaatattaaatctaactattattaggtaacaacaaaaaaattgatttactatttttaccGAACCCAAATTtgctaagtacctacctattgtattaatttgtactTTGTGCgtatttgtaagacggatacaacatATTATGCGGTTGTGGCttctcttatatttttattttatacctagtaAAAAAGTATTATCTGTAACCACATTGTTTTGTCTCTTATCCCTATTTGTACCTAATCTATATTCGTAATTAtgttaatacctaggtacctatttctctaattaataatatatttaaattttaaacaccaatctatattcatacaataattaaactgcacgttacct
This portion of the Acyrthosiphon pisum isolate AL4f chromosome A1, pea_aphid_22Mar2018_4r6ur, whole genome shotgun sequence genome encodes:
- the LOC100571875 gene encoding uncharacterized protein LOC100571875 isoform X2; translation: MMSLKLLQSLVSKNEFFIKKLLKQENYRLINRPQFKNCSLQHQMKFNPCGKGNLNIHKSYMSKQFSVSNNLTEIDFEQACNETLESLCEYFEQIVEDNPYLENPDILFSVNLMAHMLLTDRHQINKFG
- the LOC100571875 gene encoding frataxin homolog, mitochondrial isoform X1, whose product is MMSLKLLQSLVSKNEFFIKKLLKQENYRLINRPQFKNCSLQHQMKFNPCGKGNLNIHKSYMSKQFSVSNNLTEIDFEQACNETLESLCEYFEQIVEDNPYLENPDILFSDGVLTIQLGEPYGTYVINRQTPNKQIWLSSPTSGPKRYDFNGTKWIYKHDGVSLHELLTSELSKQFSFDVNFSKCIFSGTISK